Part of the Paenibacillus terrae HPL-003 genome is shown below.
TCAAAAGGTCCTCACGGGACGAGAACGCTGCCTGAGCCGATTGATTGCTACCGCCACCCTTTCCCTGGAACGCGCCCAGATGCTCTTTAAAATACGCTCCGCAGGCGACAGACTGTGTACCGTTATGTGTCAGAATGATTTTGTTTTCTGCTGTTGTGGCTAATAATACAAGTAAATCATGTTCAGATGTCAGCTTGGCAGCCATTTGCTGTAATTCCTGAAAGGTTTTTTGTTCAAACATATGAGCCAAAACGTTCCCCTGAACAGCAGAAAGCAACTCTGCTACCTGATACGAAGTATTTTCTTCTTGCAGGATGTCCACTTGCGCCTTGAGCTGCTTGTGCTCCTGCTCCCACTTTTCAAAGCGGGTCAAAATATCCTTGCGTCCGGTATTAAACTTCGCAGACAGCACGTCCAAAATCTGAAGACTTTCGTTAAAATCCTGAAGCGCGCGAACGCCGCATTTAAAATGGATTCTCGCCAGCCCCTTCTGCTTCTCCCATTTCAGACATTTGATCATTCCAATTTCCCCGGTTCGGCCGACATGGGTACCGCCGCAAGCATTGTATTCAATACCTTCAATCTCGACAATGCGGATATTCTCCGTTACTTTAGGCATTTTCACAAGTGGAATGTCCTTCAACTGCTCATTCGTTACAACATAACTTTTGATGCTGCGGTTACTATAGATTTGCCGATTTACTTCCTGTTCGATGGCAGATAACTGCGCAGGTGTCAGTTCAGAACAGTTTACATCAATCGTGGCGTACTCTTGTCCCAAATGAAAGCTTTCTGTACGCGCGCCCAACAGTTCCAGACAAACCGCTGACAACAAATGCTGTCCGCTATGCTGCTGCATATGATCAAATCTGCGCTCCCAATCCAACGTACAAGCTACCTTCTCACCCTCCGGCAAACATTCGACCTGATGCCAAATATCGCCCTCTTCCAGAAAAACATCCACCACCGGAACGCCCTGAATCGTTCCTGTATCACACGGCTGACCTCCGCCATGCGGATAAAAAGCCGTTTCCTCCAGCATAACAAAATATCCGCCATCTCTTTCCATGCTGCGTGTAATATGAGTTTCCCACTCCGTAAGGTTTGGAGCAGAGTAGTATAGTTTTGTTGTCATTCAAGGTTCCTCCCTTTGGATATCAATTTTTAAAAAACGTCTCCATTTTTTGAATGAAGGCCTTTGCGGCTGGACTTAAATACTTATCTACACGATAAAACACTTCCGAATGAATCCCCAAGCTACTCCAATATCCACTTTATTATCGAGCACTTCATTGTAAATATCAATCGAGGGAATGACTTGAACCCACAGCTAAACTTTCGCTTTCCGATAAAATTTTATAAACTCCGTAAACAAAGAAGCTCATCAAAATTTAGCTTGTAATTAAAATATTATTGTATTATGATTAGCCAGCTAACAAAATTTTGAATTGTAATAACTTCCAGCAGAAAGGAGAACCCTATGGATTTTGATTTACGGGATTTGCCCACTCGTGAAGCACTTCAAGAATTTTCTAAGCGTATTCCCGAGATTGATATCAGAGCCACAGAAGCCATGCTATTCTTTATGCGCGTATCCTCCAGTACTTTTAAAGTCAGCTTTGAGGGCTTTGAACAATTCGGTATATCTCATGGAAAATTTTCGATATTAATTCTCTTGTACCGAAACATGAATACAGGACTGATGGCTACAGAGCTTGCGGAGAAAGTGGGAATAAGCAAACCCACCGTTACCGGACTCATTGACCGCTTAGAGCGCGATGGTTTTGTCATTAGACAAAGTCACCCTTCTGACCGTCGTATGAGCATCGTCAAACTGACTGATCAAGGGACAGAATTGATGGAGCGGCTACTACCTGTACATTTTACAAGCACCTCCAAGCTGATGAGCCACCTATCCACCGATGAAAAAGAGTTATTGCTGACGTTACTGCAAAAAATAGAACTCGGCATTCCCCAAGCACAAGAAATATATAAAAAAGCGAAACCATAATTACTCTAAAATTTACAATTTAGTTAGCCGGGTTACTTTTTAATTTTAAAATAAATAATATCTACATACCCTATTATTTATTCTATGTCAGCATTTTGCATAATCCAATTGATACACTTAAAGGAGCTATTTACTAAATGAATCGCACACAAGTCACTAGTCTCATCATTCCTCTAATTTCTATTGCCTGTCTTATCGGCGGAGGTTTTCTACTTCAAACCAACGGACAAGACCAGGTCAATGCTTCACGATCTATTAAAGGTACAACCCTGAATTCGGACAGCATTCATGTATCCTTTGAACAAGTAGGCGGAAAAGTCCTCAGCATTCCAGTAAAAGAGGAAACTCCCGTAAAAAAAGGTACTATCCTTATGACTCTGGACGCCAAAGATGTAGATTTGCAAATTGAGCAACTACGATCACAAATTGCCCAGTTCAATACACAGATCAGCCAACAGCAAAAATCGATTGACTTAGGTTATGCACGAGCCGTAACTCAGGAGAAGCAGGCACAGCTCGATATTGCGCAATCTCAAGTAACTCAAAGTAAGAGTCAGGCGGCATTGCAGCGGGCAGAAGCGGCTGAGCGTCAAGCCACAGCAGCGGAAAAGCACGTCAATGATGGTGCTCGACATGAGGATGTTCAGCAACAGCGAATTGCAGTAGCCTCCGCAACCAAAAGCGTTCAGACGGCCCAAACGAACTACAATCGTAACAAAGCACTATATGATGCAGGCAGTGCATCCAAAGCTGCATTGGATGATGCCGAGTCATCATTGACTTTAGCTAAAAATCAGTTGAGTCAGCAACAAGAGTCTCTTCAAAAGCTGCTCAATGGCGCAACCGTGGAAGAACGAATGCAAGCCAAAGAGCAAACGACACAAGCATCTGTTGCTGTAAAACAAGCAGCAGAAGAAATTCGTGGTGCCCAATTGTCCGTGGATCGTTCCAAAACACAACTGGAAACCATTCAGCAAAGTCGTCAACAGCTAGCAGATCAGAAGCTGGCCGTTGATCTTCTACAGCAACAAAAGGAAACCCAGGAAGTTCAGCTTAAAACGCTAATGCTCAAAAAAGAACGTCTGGTGTTAAAAGCACCGCAGGATGGTAAAATCACTGCTATCAGTACCAAAGTGGGCGAAAATGTGGGACAAGGGTCTCCCGTTATTACTTTAGAAACCAACGAGTTATATTACGATCTCTACGTGAACGAAGATCAAGTGGGGAAATTTAAAGCCAATAAAGAAGTTAAAACCCACATCTCGGCTCTAAATAAGGATTTGCAAGGTATTGTACGCTATGTTACATCTGCACCACAATTCGCTAATGTAAAAATGTCTCGTGAAAAAGGTGAGGCGGATACCGCTACATTCCAAGTACGTGTATATGTACCAAAAGAGTCTACTTTGCTACCGGGTATGACAGTTGAGGTGAATACTGATGAAATCTCTTCGTGATGAATGGACGTACCTGGTTCATTCCAAGTATCCGATCATAGCTATCATTTTCCCGCTGATTGCAGTGCTGGGATATTCACTGCTACTCCCAAGCAGCCAAATTAGCGAAGCTAACGTAGTCGTGGTGGATCAAGATAACACAGCCTATAGCCGTGAGTTCATCCAGAAAATAGATGCCTCCCCTAATATGAACGTGGCTGAGGTTGTTTCATACACTGACAACCCTGAACAATATTTTTATCACGAGAAATATTTGGCTGTTATTTCTCTGCCGAAGGGCTTGGAGGCCAATCACAATCGCTCCCTTTCCAGTCGTGTGGGGCTGATTCTGGATAACACCAATGCCCAATCTATTACTTTGATCCGCACGGCCATGCAGGAAATCAGCGTATCTGAGAATATGGGGCTATCCGTTCCAGCTATCATGAAAACCGGAATGAACGCGGAACAGGCCCAGGGAGCCCTAAATGGCATCGCTTTGGAAGTACGTTCCCTCTTTAATCCAACGAATGATTATCAGAATACATCAGTACTTGCATTTACCTGTATGTTCTCTTTTATGATGCTGAATATTAACAGCTTGCCTCTTATCGCCAGACTAAGGGTTTCCAGAAGGCTGGCTGCCGAACTTCAAAATCCGTTCAACATATTACTGCGTATTCTTCCTTACACGCTGTTTTCGACGGCAGGCTTAATCTTCTCTCTCGGAGTACTCAAAATGTTTGGGGGCAGCCGTTTCGAGGCCAATCCGGTTCTCTTTGTCATTCCGGTTGTTCTGTATGTATTCGGCACGGTTTGTCTCAATATTCTGGTAGCATGGGGAGCCGCACATCCGGGAGTAGCCATCGGCAGAATGGTTATTGTACTCATGCCTGCTTTTGTTCTCTCGGGAGCCGTTCTCTCAAGATCATTGTTTCCACCTTTAGCGATCCAAATTGGTGATTTCTTCCCTTTTGCATGGATGTACAAATTCCTGCGCACGATGGGACTGCGTGGTGCGCCTTTACAAGAAATGCTTCCCGAACTTGGATCACTGTTACTATATGTTGGTGTACTCTCCATGCTGGTTATAGCCAGAGCACTGTGGGAAAAGCAAAAGCTGGCCAAAAATGCTACAGGCGATACTCCTGGAATGGGGGCAACTCATTCCGTTGGTCCAACTAGCACGCCTGGCGGGATATCTGTACAAGGAGGACCGCCAGCGCCTATACACGAGCCAATAAAAGGGTAGCTATCCCCAGTTCATACTTAAAATAAAAAGCACCTTTGAAATCACTATAAAAGTGGTTTTGAAGGTGCTTTGGGATAGCTCCCCAGGTTTACTTATATGCCAGACCTAATTGATAAGCGTGCTCCAGCAGACCTTCAATGTAATCTTTCGATTCGGACAAAGTATCATAGAAGAACTCAACCTTGGACTCTCTTACTCTTGCGTAACCACCAATAACTTTATTCAAATAATTAGTTACCATATCGTGGTATTCATACTTGATCAGATGTTCTTTCGTCCCTCCCGCCAAGCACAGCCACAAGACCTGTTTTGTCGCGAACTCCTCAAGTAAACCTATGTTCCACACTTTATCCAGGTACCCTTTTAGCATGGAAGGAACACTGTACCACCATAGAGGAAACACAAAGACCAGAGCATCCGCAGCAGCAATTCTGTCCATCTCTCTCCGTGTTTCAGGAGCATATTGTTTATGAGGTGAATTCCAATCCAACTCATCTGCTGCGCTGTAAACCGGATTATACCCGTCCCGGTCCAAGTCCAAAATATCTACCTCGTGCTTATTCTCTTTCAATCCCTCTACAAAACGATTCATGACCGCAAGGGTAAGTGAATCTTCTCTAGGATGCGTAACGACCAATAGAACTTTCATATTATCCGTAACCTTCTTTCTCCCCGTGATTGGTGTACCCTGTCTACAGATGCTATTATGGTTGATATATATGAAGGTGTGAAGTACGCACTTCAATGTACCGTAGGTACTTTAAGGTTCCTTAGTGCAATTTATACTACAGATCAGAGAGAGGAAAAGCCTATGAAAAACGACGCCAAAACCTATATGCTCGGGATCGAGGCAACCTTGGAGGTGATCGGTGGAAAGTGGAAAGCCATCATCCTGCATCATCTAACCAGCGGCAGAAAACGTACATATGAGCTTCGTCAGCTCATTCCAAAAATCACCCAAAAAGTGCTTACTCAACAGCTTAGAGAGCTGGAAAAGGACGAAATCATCCACCGAATTATCTATAACCAGGTTCCACCCAAAGTAGAGTATGAGCTTAGTGAATACGGATGGGATTTTAAAGATCTGCTTGATCGTTTTTGCTTATGGGGGGAAGAACACTTAGACAGGGTTTATGGTGATAAAACAACGGTGCTGGAGGAATATTCTGTGGAAGAGCCTTGTGTAAAAAAAAAGTCGTAAAAAGCCCCGATGAAATAACTCATCATCGAGGCTGAACGTACATGCTGCTATGGCCTTCTTCTCTTTATTGTTGGGGCTTCACTTTGAAACCCAGTGTGATAATTTCATGCGGCTTTACAGCCTGATGTAACTCATCAGAAGAATCCATCGCAATGCCTTCTCCTTGTTCTTCAAGGATATTACTTTTATAAAAATCATACTGCTGCCCGGGCTTGATCGTTAACTCAGCTACACTATGACTCATATTGTACCAGCGTAACAACACATCCCCCGACAGCTCATTCATTTTCATAGAGGAAAAGGCAAGCTCCACGCTTTTCCAATCCAACGGCGCATAGTCAGGAGCAACACTACCCGCATGGACCCCTGTTTGTTTTACAATCCAAGGAATTGGGTATTGATAGGCTGCTGTATATGCACCGGATTGAATACCATCGCCGTGATGTGGAATAATCTCCAGACGGGCGGTTTGCTCACCTAAACATTGCGCTTCCGGCGTCGGGAACCATCCCCAGTCACCCAGCTCGCCGACCGAGCGAAGCAGCGTTACTGCAATCGTGTTACGTCCATCCCGCAGCACTTCATATTCGTTCAATCCGAAATTGGCTACGGTCAGACCGGCTTGTTCCCCTCTTACATCTACAAACACCTGCTGATGCTGTGTGTTGCTTGGATTTTCCCACTCAGGTGCGGGCTCATTGTCCCTGATCGCAATTTCAAACATAGAGTCAACCCGATGCTCTGCACAGTCTAGATCTGTCGGAAACAGAGCGCGAAGTCGGTGATCCTTGGCATGGTTGTTAAAGGTGGTTTCTATGGAAACACCGCTGCTGTTCCGAGATAAAGAAAGGACGGTCCGTACAGTTAGCGGAACGGTCTGTCTGGAGCGCTGAGCCTGACGGTATGGATAATAAACCAGCTCTCGCTGCTCCCGCTCCAGCGTCTCATCCGCAGAGGCTGGTATTTCCCAATGATGGATCATCTCCACGGATGCCTGATAAGGTGTATCTTCAAGCACGCGAATGTCAGCGATCAAATCTTCGGTAGTCAGCGCCTGCTCTCCCTCGGGCTGCCTGAACATATACTCGTTGCCGATATCACCAACATTTTCATAGACGCCAAGGTCTTTGTAGCTGCGGCCTGTACGCTTATCCGTCAGGGTAAAAGAGCCGTTATCCGCAATTTCAACGTGAAGCAGATCATTTTCCATGCTTCTACTGCTGCGAAAAAGTGAAGAGTATTCAGGCTTGACAGTGCTTCTCAGCCAAGCATAAGTTTTTAAGCCTAACAGGGGCACACGTTCAGCCTCAAAGGTAAGGCGAACTCGACGACACATGTAAGGTTGGCGGAATCGGTCATCCGGCAGATCATAACCAAACTGTAGCCCGAGATCCTCTACCTTACATGCCACCGGATGGCCCTCACTGTCCACCAGTACGCGCCCGGAAAGATCCACTTCCTTCACCCGATGGGCGGCTTCCTCAAGCGTGTATCCTTCACGGAAGTACAGACGCACCACTTCCAGTTCTGCCGACACTACACCACTGCGTTCCCAGCCTGACGTATTAAAAATAACGAGCGGCAACGCATCTTCTCCATAGCGACTGAAGCCCGTCGTATCCACTGCTTGCGCAATGACTTCTATGCTTTCATCCACAATGCTCTCAGCCACATGTCGGCTCTTATCAAAGCGGGTCACCATCTCACGGTGTACCTCGTCCACACTACAACCGCAAATACTGTCATGCGGATGATTCTGCATCAGTGTTTTCCAGGCATAGGTGAATAGATGGTGAGGATAAGCCTGCCCCAACAGATGCGCGAAAGTGGCAAGCGGCTCAGCCACTTTTTCCAGTATCACTTGTCCCAACTGGTTCATCTGTTTCAAATACACCCGAGCGGAAGCCGTATTCACCAGCGTTCCCCAGCCGTCCGTGCGCTGACTACGAAACTCTCCCTTTACAGACGAGAGCTGCCTTTGGGAAGCCTGTTTCAGAGAGGACAGATAATCGTTGAAATTGGAATGAACAAACTCGATATCTGGATAAAGCTTCTGTGCCGTACGGATCGCTTCCGGCAAATCAAGCTGTACAGGCTGATGATCACATCCGTTCATGAACAGCAGCTCGCCAGTTGAAGCATATTTTTGCGCATCATCGAGTTTACGCTCCCAATACGCCTTGGCTCCCGCCTCATCAGCCGGCACCTCGTTGCCGTTGGAATACCAGTTGGCGAATAAAATACCAAGCACCTCCGAACCATCCGGCCCTATCCATAACAGTTCCGAAAAGGAAGACTCGTAGCCGCCATCCAACACCGTATTGTTAAACCCGGTCGGCTTTACGCCCCGTCCGAAAAAAACATTCGTAATCCCCGACTGTAGCATCAGCTGCGGAGTCTGCCCAACCAGACCGAACGTATCGGGGAAGTATCCGATCTTGGACGGATCGCCGTAGCGCTGGGCGTCACGGTGCCCGATCTGCATATTCCGTACATTGGCTTCACCGCTGGTCAGAAAAGCATCCTGCAAAATGTACCAGGGTCCGATAAAAATACGACCATTCCGAATCTGCTGCTCCAACCGTTCCTTATGCTCAGGGCGAACCTGTAGATAATCATCCAAAATGATCGTCTGCCCGTCCAGGTAAAAACTTTTATAATCCGGGTCCTGCTCCAGTTTGTCCAGCAGCGAGTCCATCAGGCTAATCAGACGCATATGGTGCTTCTCGTAAGGCAAATACCACTCCCGATCCCAGTGGGTATGAGAAATAATATGTGCTGTCGTCTTGATATCCGTGTATTCGCCCGCTTCCCCGCCTATAGCTTGATTGTTGATTTGTTCATCCACATGCTCGCTCATCATATATCTCCCCACCATATGTCATGACCTGCCATCCGTTCACTGCATCACTTCAATATTCACGTTCTCGGGACGATATACCGCAAGCAACTGTCCTTCTCGATCCACAGCAAACAAGACAGAACGACTCCTTGGCAACAGAAAAGCGTAGGATATTCCTGTCGCCTTATCCCGAATACGCACCGGGGTATCCTGGGAAAACTCTGATACGAAAATATACAATCCTCCGTTCTCAAAGTGGAGCTTACGTCCATATAGTCCCGGCTGATCACCACCATCTATCCAATCCAGCTCTCGCTCCACCCCGGCGGCAGTGAGGGCGTAACGATACAGCTCAATAATCGGCTCATCCCTGCCATTCAACTCCAGTGGAAGCGGACTCCAGATCAAACGTCCCTTACCCAGCGACAGGTTCACGACCTCATCCCCCATAGCTCCATCCGCTTTTGGTGACAGTTGTCCCTCCTTAGCAAGCTCAGCGATCCGTCGATGACCGAATGAGACAGGGAACGTTTGACCCTCCAGACTCAGCAGTTCCTCCCGTTGAACGTTCCCCAGCATACGCTGCCCAATAATATCATCGACCCGGTCGCTCACTTTCCAGTAAGGATCAAGGCCCAACGGTCCGGTGACTAATAAAGTCACACCGAAGGATCGCACCATTTCCAGAAGATGTTCCAGCGATGCACTATCAAAATTGTGTGCGCTAGGGATCATAATCAGTTTCGGTATCTGCCGCTTGAGCGAGTCCAGATGATACTCGGAGACGGCACGGAACGGCTGCTTGAGATCATAGGACATCAC
Proteins encoded:
- a CDS encoding alanyl-tRNA editing protein, which encodes MTTKLYYSAPNLTEWETHITRSMERDGGYFVMLEETAFYPHGGGQPCDTGTIQGVPVVDVFLEEGDIWHQVECLPEGEKVACTLDWERRFDHMQQHSGQHLLSAVCLELLGARTESFHLGQEYATIDVNCSELTPAQLSAIEQEVNRQIYSNRSIKSYVVTNEQLKDIPLVKMPKVTENIRIVEIEGIEYNACGGTHVGRTGEIGMIKCLKWEKQKGLARIHFKCGVRALQDFNESLQILDVLSAKFNTGRKDILTRFEKWEQEHKQLKAQVDILQEENTSYQVAELLSAVQGNVLAHMFEQKTFQELQQMAAKLTSEHDLLVLLATTAENKIILTHNGTQSVACGAYFKEHLGAFQGKGGGSNQSAQAAFSSREDLLNFFETAQRQFIQG
- a CDS encoding MarR family winged helix-turn-helix transcriptional regulator; this translates as MDFDLRDLPTREALQEFSKRIPEIDIRATEAMLFFMRVSSSTFKVSFEGFEQFGISHGKFSILILLYRNMNTGLMATELAEKVGISKPTVTGLIDRLERDGFVIRQSHPSDRRMSIVKLTDQGTELMERLLPVHFTSTSKLMSHLSTDEKELLLTLLQKIELGIPQAQEIYKKAKP
- a CDS encoding HlyD family secretion protein; amino-acid sequence: MNRTQVTSLIIPLISIACLIGGGFLLQTNGQDQVNASRSIKGTTLNSDSIHVSFEQVGGKVLSIPVKEETPVKKGTILMTLDAKDVDLQIEQLRSQIAQFNTQISQQQKSIDLGYARAVTQEKQAQLDIAQSQVTQSKSQAALQRAEAAERQATAAEKHVNDGARHEDVQQQRIAVASATKSVQTAQTNYNRNKALYDAGSASKAALDDAESSLTLAKNQLSQQQESLQKLLNGATVEERMQAKEQTTQASVAVKQAAEEIRGAQLSVDRSKTQLETIQQSRQQLADQKLAVDLLQQQKETQEVQLKTLMLKKERLVLKAPQDGKITAISTKVGENVGQGSPVITLETNELYYDLYVNEDQVGKFKANKEVKTHISALNKDLQGIVRYVTSAPQFANVKMSREKGEADTATFQVRVYVPKESTLLPGMTVEVNTDEISS
- a CDS encoding ABC transporter permease, with translation MKSLRDEWTYLVHSKYPIIAIIFPLIAVLGYSLLLPSSQISEANVVVVDQDNTAYSREFIQKIDASPNMNVAEVVSYTDNPEQYFYHEKYLAVISLPKGLEANHNRSLSSRVGLILDNTNAQSITLIRTAMQEISVSENMGLSVPAIMKTGMNAEQAQGALNGIALEVRSLFNPTNDYQNTSVLAFTCMFSFMMLNINSLPLIARLRVSRRLAAELQNPFNILLRILPYTLFSTAGLIFSLGVLKMFGGSRFEANPVLFVIPVVLYVFGTVCLNILVAWGAAHPGVAIGRMVIVLMPAFVLSGAVLSRSLFPPLAIQIGDFFPFAWMYKFLRTMGLRGAPLQEMLPELGSLLLYVGVLSMLVIARALWEKQKLAKNATGDTPGMGATHSVGPTSTPGGISVQGGPPAPIHEPIKG
- a CDS encoding NAD(P)H oxidoreductase yields the protein MKVLLVVTHPREDSLTLAVMNRFVEGLKENKHEVDILDLDRDGYNPVYSAADELDWNSPHKQYAPETRREMDRIAAADALVFVFPLWWYSVPSMLKGYLDKVWNIGLLEEFATKQVLWLCLAGGTKEHLIKYEYHDMVTNYLNKVIGGYARVRESKVEFFYDTLSESKDYIEGLLEHAYQLGLAYK
- a CDS encoding winged helix-turn-helix transcriptional regulator, with translation MKNDAKTYMLGIEATLEVIGGKWKAIILHHLTSGRKRTYELRQLIPKITQKVLTQQLRELEKDEIIHRIIYNQVPPKVEYELSEYGWDFKDLLDRFCLWGEEHLDRVYGDKTTVLEEYSVEEPCVKKKS
- a CDS encoding alpha-mannosidase, whose translation is MSEHVDEQINNQAIGGEAGEYTDIKTTAHIISHTHWDREWYLPYEKHHMRLISLMDSLLDKLEQDPDYKSFYLDGQTIILDDYLQVRPEHKERLEQQIRNGRIFIGPWYILQDAFLTSGEANVRNMQIGHRDAQRYGDPSKIGYFPDTFGLVGQTPQLMLQSGITNVFFGRGVKPTGFNNTVLDGGYESSFSELLWIGPDGSEVLGILFANWYSNGNEVPADEAGAKAYWERKLDDAQKYASTGELLFMNGCDHQPVQLDLPEAIRTAQKLYPDIEFVHSNFNDYLSSLKQASQRQLSSVKGEFRSQRTDGWGTLVNTASARVYLKQMNQLGQVILEKVAEPLATFAHLLGQAYPHHLFTYAWKTLMQNHPHDSICGCSVDEVHREMVTRFDKSRHVAESIVDESIEVIAQAVDTTGFSRYGEDALPLVIFNTSGWERSGVVSAELEVVRLYFREGYTLEEAAHRVKEVDLSGRVLVDSEGHPVACKVEDLGLQFGYDLPDDRFRQPYMCRRVRLTFEAERVPLLGLKTYAWLRSTVKPEYSSLFRSSRSMENDLLHVEIADNGSFTLTDKRTGRSYKDLGVYENVGDIGNEYMFRQPEGEQALTTEDLIADIRVLEDTPYQASVEMIHHWEIPASADETLEREQRELVYYPYRQAQRSRQTVPLTVRTVLSLSRNSSGVSIETTFNNHAKDHRLRALFPTDLDCAEHRVDSMFEIAIRDNEPAPEWENPSNTQHQQVFVDVRGEQAGLTVANFGLNEYEVLRDGRNTIAVTLLRSVGELGDWGWFPTPEAQCLGEQTARLEIIPHHGDGIQSGAYTAAYQYPIPWIVKQTGVHAGSVAPDYAPLDWKSVELAFSSMKMNELSGDVLLRWYNMSHSVAELTIKPGQQYDFYKSNILEEQGEGIAMDSSDELHQAVKPHEIITLGFKVKPQQ